The Clostridioides sp. ES-S-0010-02 genome window below encodes:
- the gmk gene encoding guanylate kinase, with translation MFTKKGLLLVVSGPSGAGKGTICKELLRENDTIKLSVSATTRKPRAGEVDGVNYFFISKEKFEDMIGKGEFLEYAQIYDNFYGTPKAAIMECLEKGQDVLLEIEMQGAKQIKEVCPEGVFIFVLPPSLEELKNRIVGRGTETEEEIEKRFSCAYEEIKMIKDYDYFIFNEDVKTSAKEIEGIISSEKNKVSRYKNIIIEKFKEEL, from the coding sequence ATGTTTACAAAAAAAGGATTATTGCTAGTTGTATCAGGTCCATCAGGTGCAGGAAAAGGTACTATTTGCAAAGAATTACTTAGAGAGAATGATACAATAAAACTTTCTGTATCAGCTACTACAAGAAAACCAAGAGCAGGAGAAGTTGATGGAGTAAATTATTTCTTCATAAGTAAAGAAAAGTTTGAAGATATGATAGGAAAAGGTGAGTTTTTGGAGTATGCTCAAATTTATGATAATTTTTATGGAACTCCAAAAGCAGCAATAATGGAATGTTTAGAAAAAGGACAGGATGTGCTACTAGAAATTGAAATGCAAGGAGCAAAACAAATAAAAGAGGTTTGTCCAGAAGGAGTATTTATATTTGTATTACCTCCATCACTTGAAGAGTTAAAAAATAGAATTGTTGGAAGAGGTACAGAGACAGAAGAAGAAATAGAAAAGAGATTTAGTTGTGCATATGAAGAAATAAAAATGATTAAGGATTATGATTATTTTATATTTAATGAAGATGTGAAAACATCTGCTAAAGAAATAGAAGGTATAATATCATCTGAAAAGAATAAAGTTAGCAGATATAAAAATATTATAATAGAGAAATTTAAGGAGGAATTATAA
- a CDS encoding DNA-directed RNA polymerase subunit omega, producing the protein MLKPSINEVLEKIDNRYYLVGTVSKRARKLIDGDEPYVPNKAKEKPVCVATKEVASGKITYRLLTEEEIEIEEARHYAEQHQQISEEE; encoded by the coding sequence ATGTTAAAACCATCTATCAATGAGGTACTAGAAAAAATAGACAACAGATATTACTTAGTAGGGACTGTTTCAAAGAGAGCAAGAAAGTTAATTGATGGAGACGAACCATATGTTCCAAACAAAGCTAAGGAAAAACCTGTATGTGTAGCTACTAAGGAAGTTGCAAGTGGAAAAATAACATATAGATTATTGACAGAAGAAGAAATAGAGATAGAAGAAGCTAGACACTACGCTGAGCAACATCAACAAATTTCAGAAGAGGAGTAA